In Hemitrygon akajei unplaced genomic scaffold, sHemAka1.3 Scf000041, whole genome shotgun sequence, the genomic stretch gtactctctctctattttgttgacatctttcctacaattcggtgaccagaactgtacacaatactccaaattcggccttaccagtgtgttctacaattttaacattacatcccaactcctatacttaatgctctgattcataaaggccagcataccaaaagctttcttcacctccctatccacacgagattccaccttcagggaactatgcaccattattcctagatcactttgttctattgcattcttcaatcCCCTGCCATTTACCATGAATTATTTCAGTTCATCGGGTGTAGGGAGCAGCAATAACCCCAGGTCACTGTTTGTCCTTTAATGAGACTAAAGTCTGACACCAAGACGGGAAGTTACAGCAGTTTATTGAtatcatcatgacaaatgtaaatcgactcactcacagtcacacacaattaactgaccggcgaaaACGGGTGATAGTTTGAATAAACATCCCGTTTCTCActgtcactctgcatcggggaaccgatgattataaaatcacacttcagggccgtgtccttGATCGcggcagatccagggtcactgctgagggatttgtcaatttaacattatTATATCGTCCagactgccgaatgcaccgtcctccgcaaagaaaaaaaaggattccctcccgggataatcccaccccgggacaccggtgtcccaaaCTGACACCCAGACCCCCGGGCTATTCCTGCCTGTGTAATTCACCGGGGTGTCACGTGGGGGAGTCTCGAATCCGCACATCCGGTGGACGCTGCGCCATTCGACAACAGGCGGAAATACGTAACTGCGGGACTGCTTCCGATGTCTCCGAGCTCGAGACTGGAGTCGATTCggttaaaaccgttgggaattaCGCCCGTCGCGCAGCtattaaaggtaagggcgggagttaaaggggagggcggggtATCGGCCAAATATCCCCATCCCGCGGGcagggatgttcacacattcagatgttcacacgaccactgtcagtccgggtctgggttcctgcagagatctcagttccgtCCTCGCGGTCCAACTGAACTGATTCAACCCCAGCCTGAAAGAGATgtaagaataaagatgaaataaactgATTTCAcaagtgtcagtaacaggggactggggttaatgtttcaagaaCACTCAGACAAACATCACCAGAAAACCCGAGGATTCGCtgttattttatcacattgaacattaacacaaatactcaccagatccactccagactcgggagggtcagtatgaggaggcggagagcggggacagatcggtctgtgagCGAGTTTGAtcccaggttcagctccgtcaatGATAGGTTTccactgagagcggagacgagatcctcggcaccagaatccgtgagaccgacatcccacagcctggagatgacAGAGAGTGAGGGTTAAGGATACAGAGAgtcaggagacggtacaaatccccagtgtttatcagtaacacaatcacTGATTACATTaaagttcagtgtcagacaccctgtcccctacagtctggtacttaccccagtttctgcaTTTTACACttcgggttcctcagagccgcagacaccagtttcactcctgaatctcccagttcattataaCTCAGGtgcagctccgtcagtgatgggtttgtactgagagcggaggcgagatcctcggcacaaGAGTCTGTGAGACCGACGTtgatcagcctggagatgagggagagagagtgagggtgaaggacacagagtgacaggagacagtacaaatccccagtgtttatcagtaacacaattccTGATCACATTAATGTACAGTGTCAGAGACACAGTGACTGTAAACATAATCTCCcatagtctggtacttaccacagtgtctgtattttacactccgggttcctcagagccacaGACACCAGTTCCACTCCTGAAACTCCCAGTTTATTCttcccaagtctaaacacaaacagacagattgatgaacaaagtgattcaaaccgttggtctgggggaatttctctcactcggatatttcaggaaacattaaacccttcagtaaatcgcTGATCggtgttcccatcactgtcaatgtccctcactgcccagctgcAGAGTATTCGCCAAATGTCAGTAATTTCGTCTGTCGGAGtgaacctgtaaactccacatgttttgtcccattcccCGATGGTTAGAAAAGCGTTCCTTCTGAGAGAGAGCCATAAGGGGCAGGGTtggcccctgcccatccaccacatgattcatctgttgtcggcccccaaccaacacatactctactctcccctcctatccctcctcacagccccccaccctggtctcgtgactacacccctccctcacctgaaaccaccacagtggtcttcacagctgaacaggtgagaagacagatgAAACTTCTCCATCTAAGCTACAGGCcgggatggtgtcagccccaggctgctcaaagcctgtgacccccccccccccagctatgtggagtatttcaccatgtcttcaaactgagcctgagtctccagagggttcctgtgctgtggaagacggtcctgcctcgtccctgtatcgaagacgccgcgccccagtgggtCTAATGACTACAAACCAGTGGCATTgatctcccacatcatgaagaccctggagagacttgttctagagcagctccggcctatggttaggccacacttagaccccctccagttcgcctatcagccctgaATAGCAGTTGAGGATGCCaccatctacctgctgaacagtgtctacgcccacctggacaagctggcgagcactgtgagggtattgctttttgacttctccagtgcgttcaccaccatccgccctgctgtgctgggtgagaagctgacagtgatgcaggtggatgcttctctggtgcatggattattgattacctgactggcagaccacagtacgtgcgcttgcaaaaTTGTGTGTCAGAcggagtggtcagcagcactggggctccacaggggactgtcctgtctccctttctctttaccATCTGCACCTCGGACTACAActgcaacacagagtcttgccatcttcagaagttttctgatcaCTCTACCATAGTTGGATGAAGTTGGAGaggaggctgagtacagggctacggtgggaaactttgtcacatggtgcgagcagaatcatctgcagcttaatgtgaaaaagactaaggagctggtggtggtcctgaggagggctaaagcaccggtgacccctgtttccatccaaggggtcagtgtggacatagtggaggattacaaatacctggagatacgaatggacaatgatctggactggtcaaagaactctgagtttgtctacaagaagggtcacagccgtctctatttcctgaggagactgaggtcctttaacatctgccagacgatgctgaggatgttctaggaggctgtggtggccagtgctatcatgtttgatGTTgtatgctggggcagcaggctgagggtagcagacaccagcagaatcaacaaactcattcggaaggccagtgatgttgtgagggtggaactggactctctgatggtggtgtcggAAGAAAGGATGCTGtcaaagttgcatgccatcttggacaatgactccataatgtactggttaggcacaggagtacattcagccagagactcattccactgagatgtaacactgagcgtcataggaagtcattccagcctgtggccatcaaactttacaattcctcccgcggggtgtcagacaccctgagtcaataggctggtcctggacttatttccacttggcatgattaatttattattatttaattatttgtggtttattttgctatatttctacactacttttggttggtgcgactgtaacgaaacccaatttccctcgggaacaataaaatatgtctgtctgttgaAGGGGagaaagtcccacagtgaggaagaCCTGTGAATGGGGAAATGTCGGTGGGAAATGATGGAGGACAGAACgtgaaggaggaagggggatggggatgagagatcccacaggaggaagggggatggggatgagagatcccacaggaagaagggagatggggatgagagatcccacaggaggaacggggatggggaaaagagatcccacaggaggaagggggatggggaagagagatcccacaggaggaagggggatgggaaagagagatcccaaaggaggaagggggatgggaaagagagatcccacaggaggaagggggatggggatgagagatcccacaggaggaagggggatggggaagagagatcccacaggaggaagggggacggggatgagagatcccacaggaggaagggggatggggatgagagatcctacaggaggaagggggatgggttgagagatcccacaggaggaagggggatggggatgacagatcccacagcaggaagggggacggtgaagagagatcccacaggaggaaggtggacgggGATGAGAGaacccacatgaggaagggggacggggatgagagatcccacaggaagaagggagatggggaagagcgatcccacaggaggaagggggacgggaatgagagatcccacaggaggaaaggagatggggatgagagatcccacaggaggaagggggatggggaagagaaatcccacaggaggaagggggatgggatgagtgatcccacaggaggaagtgggatggggatgagagatcccacaggaggaagggggatggggaagagagatcccacaggaggaagggggatgggaaagagagatcccacaggaggaagcgggatggggaagagagatcccacaggaggaagggggacggggaagagagatcccacaggaggaagggggatggggatgacagatcccacaggagaaaggggatggggatgagagttcccacaggaggaaggggaatggtaaagggagatctcacaggaggaagggtttggggaagagagatcccacacgaggaagggggacggggaggagagatcccagaggaggaacaGGGATggagaacagagatcccacaggaggaatactGATGGGAAAATATAATCCAATAAGAAGAGATGATCCAGAAGGGGTGGATCTGAACTGAAGCCCACAGTCGGGAGAGGATATGTGCCCATGGGGTCAGGGTATTTGGTAGTGAGCACATCCATacaggtggactgatggtgatagtcacacaCGGTGAAGGGCAGGGGAGGATAATCTCaaaatggtatttctttccttctcactgggacagtttgCTGACTGTCTCGTGTTCgtcaccgggaagggggtgtgaaactctgacccacctgctgcagtccgtgtcggtctgggtgtcagtaacagtgataaggaacattgtcaatggacgtgtcacaggcagcgagaaacacggccattcctgtgatttaccaccattaaaccaatggctgttgttcactgatctgatgaagtctccaacatcccttcacaaggaaccccAGAACCCTCCTGTCCTTGGGGatttactgaccgatcccctggggatttgtcacaattcttcacaatctgatttactgcagttttacccaaattcctttgcaatgaaacaacacaatgaaactgtttcacagttcagagtgaaagataaatcaagttacctcaactcctggcacttgtgcagcccgggtcccagccactggattccttcacactgaatgcggCATTTCcacaggtcgaggtgttttattgtatcacagagtccgatgacatgagacaggaccgcgcagtcaatcggggtcagtgtcagtcTACTAAATGAAAGTGCCTCTACATCTTCCAGTGCGGCCTGAGCGAggccacgattctgagactcaaacaggtagtgcaatgtgttcaggagtctccttttaccagcttcactctctgtgtttccactctggtGTTTAACCTCCTctttcacccagtcaatcacccggcaggttgtttgatgaggaaatggacccagaaactcctccaggccgcgaactgtcattggggaggagagaccagcaacaaaacggagaaatacctcaaatcgcccatctgtcgtgttgtgggcatcagtgaggaatttcaggatatccccgggatgtggattcaggaattgtgcgactgcagctagaaactcttggatggtgaggtgtgggaatgtgtacaccacgctccgggcagaatcctctctctccaaaagctctatCAGGaatccggacaggaactgggaaggctgcagattgtagttgatcaaatctccatctgtaaacacaatcttcttctcaaacactcctctgaaggccatctgaccaaccctgagtaacacatcacgggggttctcaatctcacggccgtggtttttcaggatgttgtaaatatagtaggagtacagttgggtgatggtcttgggaactcgctgcgggtccctgactctttgagtgaagaacgggcccagtgccagagcgaggatccagcagtaggaggggttgtagctcatggtgtacaggatttCGTTCTCCTCCacatgtttgaaaacagcttctgccaccacctgatcttcaaaatacctgatgaaatattccttccgttcctcaccagaaAATCCaatgatttcagcccagacactgatctcagccttttccaataaatgtaatgcagtggggcgggtggtcaccggcactgaacaccctgggagcagtttgccctggattaaactgtacacaatgtcagagacttcacaccaccactcgggatctgggcactggtgcttgtgTTCTGCGTCTCTCCAACTGTCTGCAAAATCgattttgtgtttgaattcatccaaaccatcaaatataaacagcaatccctctgggttcttccagacctctctcaggatattcccaaagtaaggatattgatccagaatcagttccctcaggtttattctgttgttaatggagtttaaatcccggaatttgaaactgaagacaaactggaactgttggtatattttccccttggtccagtcataaacaatcttttgtaccattgtt encodes the following:
- the LOC140720311 gene encoding NACHT, LRR and PYD domains-containing protein 3-like, which gives rise to MDKILKEIQMYVCPLTVPMEDVQQKHKETLRAQTETLRVNTILMRKKVKVFLLVDRYAELTVISTVRDRRLVEHELLARGRDHEEWREKHLRGELEKIRTDQLFQSRFSPGFSTSGSSAAMAGDPGIGKTTMVQKIVYDWTKGKIYQQFQFVFSFKFRDLNSINNRINLRELILDQYPYFGNILREVWKNPEGLLFIFDGLDEFKHKIDFADSWRDAEHKHQCPDPEWWCEVSDIVYSLIQGKLLPGCSVPVTTRPTALHLLEKAEISVWAEIIGFSGEERKEYFIRYFEDQVVAEAVFKHVEENEILYTMSYNPSYCWILALALGPFFTQRVRDPQRVPKTITQLYSYYIYNILKNHGREIENPRDVLLRVGQMAFRGVFEKKIVFTDGDLINYNLQPSQFLSGFLIELLEREDSARSVVYTFPHLTIQEFLAAVAQFLNPHPGDILKFLTDAHNTTDGRFEVFLRFVAGLSSPMTVRGLEEFLGPFPHQTTCRVIDWVKEEVKHQSGNTESEAGKRRLLNTLHYLFESQNRGLAQAALEDVEALSFSRLTLTPIDCAVLSHVIGLCDTIKHLDLWKCRIQCEGIQWLGPGLHKCQELRLGKNKLGVSGVELVSVALRNPECKIQTLWLINVGLTDSCAEDLASALSTNPSLTELHLSYNELGDSGVKLVSAALRNPKCKMQKLGLWDVGLTDSGAEDLVSALSGNLSLTELNLGSNSLTDRSVPALRLLILTLPSLEWIWLGLNQFSWTARTELRSLQEPRPGLTVVV